In one window of Camelus dromedarius isolate mCamDro1 chromosome 7, mCamDro1.pat, whole genome shotgun sequence DNA:
- the PTN gene encoding pleiotrophin isoform X2, whose amino-acid sequence MQPQQYLQQRRKFAAAFLAFIFILAAVDTAEAGKKEKPEKKVKKSDCGEWQWSVCVPTSGDCGLGTREGTRTGAECKQTMKTQRCKIPCNWKKQFGAECKYQFQAWGECDLNTALKTRTGSLKRALHNADCQKTVTISKPCGKLTKPKPQESKKKKKEGKKQEKMLD is encoded by the exons ATGCAGCCCCAACAGTACCTGCAGCAGCGTCGAAAATTTGCAGCCGCCTTCTtggcattcattttcattttggcaGCTGTGGACACTGCGGaagcagggaagaaagagaaaccag aaaaaaaagtgaagaagtCTGACTGTGGAGAATGgcagtggagtgtgtgtgtgcccacCAGTGGCGACTGCGGGCTGGGCACCCGGGAGGGCACCCGGACCGGAGCCGAGTGTAAGCAGACCATGAAGACCCAGAGATGTAAGATCCCCTGCAACTGGAAAAAGCAGTTTGGAG CGGAGTGCAAATACCAGTTCCAGGCCTGGGGAGAGTGTGACCTGAACACAGCCTTGAAGACCAGAACTGGAAGCCTGAAGCGGGCCCTCCACAACGCGGACTGCCAGAAGACGGTCACCATCTCCAAGCCCTGTGGCAAACTGACTAAGCCCAAACCTCAAG